The genomic segment TATGTAACTTTATCTACAAAAAAATGGTCATTTAGCTGTAATGTCGGAAACATGGAGTCTGATGCAATATAAATCCCTTCAAATAAAAATGTTCTAATAATAATTGCAATTACAGCAGCAATAAAAACTAAACGTAAAATTCGCTTCATTTTTTAAACGCTGATTACACTGATTAAAAAAAACGATTACATGGATATTTATCTGTGATTTATTTTTTGTACACTTTTTCCGGGTCAAACATTTTTTTTGAGATAATTTTACCTTCTCCGGTTCTGTAAAAACAGGAATTGTAGCCGTTATGGCACGCCGGACCTTTTGGTTTAACAAGTAATAAAATAGTATCATTATCACAATCGATAAATATTTTCTTTACAATTTGGACATTACCTGATTGCTCGCCTTTCATCCATAGTTTTTTCCTGCTTCTTGAATAAAACCATGTCCGTTTCGTTTTTATTGTTTTTTCTAATGATACTTTGTTCATATATGCTACCATTAGAACATTTTTTGTTTTTTCATCTTGAATTACAACGGGAATCAACCCGTTATCGTCAAATTTAAATTTTAACATCTTATCTGAACTCCTTTTCTCGAAAGATATTTTTTTAGCTTTTGGATACTTAATATTTTATAATGAAAAAGGGAAGCCGCAAGAGCTGCATCTGCACCGCCATTAATAAACACATCACAAAAATGTTCCATATTACCTGCCCCACCGGATGCTATTATCGGAATATTAACCGCTTTTGAAACAGCACGGTTCAGTTCAATATCATACCCGTCTTTAGTTCCATCTTTATCCATACTTGTCAGAAGAATCTCACCTGCACCAAGTCTTTCAACCTGCTGTGCCCATTTAACGACATCAATTCCGGTAGGTTTCCTGCCCCCATAAGTATAAACTTCCCAACTTCGGACTTCGGACTTCGGACTTCGGACTAATTTTGCATCTATCGCGACTACTATACATTGACTTCCATATTTTGCAGATGCTTGCTTTACAAAATCAGGATTTTCGACTGCAGAGGTATTTATTGATATCTTATCCGCACCTGCTTTAAGCAAATTCCTTATATCTTCCAAATTTCTAATCCCGCCGCCGACTGTTAAAGGTATAAAAACATTTTCGGCTGTCTTTTTGACGACTTCAATTATTGTTTTTCTTTTCTCGTGTGAAGCAGTAATGTCCAGGAAAACAATTTCATCTGCCCCTTCTTTGTCATATCTTTTTGCTACATCAACAGGGTCACCGGCATCCCTTAAATTTAAAAATTTTGTTCCCTTTACAACCCGTCCCCCATTAACATCCAAACAAGGTATTATTCTTTTTGTTAACATTTTCCTCACTTCGTGTCGGATACACGAATTATCACGAATCTATGAACACTTCACTAATTTATCACGAATAAATATTCGTGCTTTATTCGTGATCCTTTGCTTATTCGTGTTTATTCGTGAGTGTAATAGCGTCTTCTAGTTTTATGGAATCTGTATAAATGGCTTTCCCGATAATCATTCCGGAAACACCATATTTTTCAAGCGCCGATATTTTTTTCACATCATCAATCGTTGAGACACCGCCTGATGCTATTACAGCTAAATCACTTTTACATATTTTTCTTATGCCTTCAATATTAGGACCTTCCATCATTCCGTCTTTTTTTATATCAGTTACTATTATTTCCTTAATCCCAATCTCTTTAGCGCTTTTTGCAAATTCCAATGCTTCATGCTGTGTTACTTCTTTCCAACCCCCGATTGCAATCTTTCCGTCAAAAACGTCTATGGCAAGAATAATCCTGTCTTTAAATTTCTTAACCGCTTCTTTCATTAACTCAGGATTAAAAACTGCTACTGTGCCGAGAATTATCTTATCAATCCCCATATTGGCAATTTTTTCAAGAGTTTCAATTTTCCTGATTCCGCCGCCAAACTCAATTTCTATGGACACTGCCTGGCGTATCTTTTCAAGTTCTACCAGATTTTGCGGTGCTCCTTTAAATGCCCCGTCAAGGTCAACTATATGAATCCGTTTTGCGCCTTTGGACTGAAACATTTTTGCAATAAAAGTCGGGTCCTTTGAATAAATGCACTCTGCTTCAAGTTTGCCCTGACTTAACCTTACACAATTACCATCACGAATATCAATTGCCGGTATAATTAACATAATTTTTCAACAACAGTAACCCCTTTTTTTGACTTTTTTCAGGATGAAATTGGGTTGCAAAAATATTTTTATAAAAAATTGATGATGCAAAATTTACGCCATAATTTGTAGTAGTTGCAACAATCTTTTCTTCTTTTGGTTTAACATAATATGAATGCACAAAATAAAAATACGAGTTATCTTCTATCCCTTTAAATATCTTGCTTCCTGCTTCCTGCTTCTTGTGTTTGATATTGTTCCACCCCATATGCGGAATTTTCAACCCGCTTTTAAATGAGAACTTTTTCACTTCACCCTTAAATATTCCAAGTCCCTTACAATTCCCTTCTTCGCTTCGCTCAAAAAGAATCTGCAACCCAAGACACAATCCTAAAAACGGTTTATTATTATTAATAACCTTATAAATCGTTTCAATAAGTTTTAACTTCTTGAGATTTGTAATGGCGGCGGAAAAAGAACCTACTCCAGGAAGCACAACTAACGACGACTTTAATATTTTATTTTTATCAGCAGTAATAACTGCCTTTCTGTTGATAAACTCAAACGCTTTCTGAACGCTCCTCAAATTACCCATGCCATAATCAACAATTGCAATCATAATAATTTTTTGGTCGAGGGAACTCCCCTGGTTTTTTTGTCAATTTTTACCGCCTGCTGGAGTGCTTTTGCAAATCCTTTAAAAATCGATTCTGATATATGATGATTATTTTTACCGGTATGGTTTTTTATGTGTAAATTCATCCCGCAGGAATTAGAAAGGGCTCTAAAAAATTCTTCAATTAAACAATAGTCAAAACTAATAACTTTTTTCCCACCAGAGGCGTAGCTTTGTTTAACAGAAAATTTAACATTGAAAGAAAAATATGGCCTCCCCGACAAATCAATTGCAACATAACTTAAAGCTTCGTCCATTGGAAGTAAAAAATTTCCATATCTCGCTATTCCAATTTTTTTCCCTAAAGCTTTTTTTATCGCTTCACCAAGAACAATACCCAAATCCTCAACAAGATGATGATAATCAACTTCAATATCGCCCTTTGCTTTTATATTTAAATCAATCGCAGAATGTTTTGAAAACAATGCAAGCATATGGTCAATAAACGGAATAGTTGTGTTAATTTTATATTTACCGCTACCGTCTAAATTAAGTGAAAGTTCTATGTTAGTTTCTGATGTTTTTCTCTTAATTTTTGTTTTTCTCACTTTTCCTCCAAAATCTTACCTTTATCGAATCAGCATGTTTTATAAGCCCTTCTGTTCTTGCCAGTTTCATTACTTCATTTGCAAATTTATTTAAGCTGGATTTTTGGTAATGTATCACAGATGATGATTTAATAAAATCATATACAGACAGGCTTGATGAAAATTTCGCAGTCCTGCCGGTAGGAAGTACATGACTTGGTCCGGCAAAATAATCACCTATTGCAACAGGTGAGTAATTGCCCATAAAAATTGCTCCTGCATTTTTTATTCTTTCGGCAACTTTTTCAGGATTTTTTACCATAATCTCAACATGTTCAGCCGCAGTTTCATTTGCGATTCTAATTGCCTGTTCAATATTAGCTACCTTGATAATTTTTACCTGACCTAAAAGATCACTGTGAGTTTGCTTTGCTAATGCTCGCAATGACTTCATAATAGTATCTGCTAATTTTCCTGATAATGAAATTAAAACGGCTCCGGCATTTTTGTCGTGTTCACATTGTGCCAGCAAATCAGCAATTACGAACTCAGGTAGGGCTGTCATATCTGCAATTACCAATACCTCACTCGGACCTGCCAACATATCAATACCTACTTCACCAAAAACCTGCTTTTTAGCTTCGGTCACAAAAACATTCCCAGGACCAACTATTTTATCAACTTTAGGAATAGTTTTTGACCCATAAGCCAATGCAGCTATCGCTTGGGCCCCACCGATACGATAAATTTCATCAACACCGCATATTTTAGCGGTTGCTAAAACTTCCCTTGTAAGATTGTTAGATGGACTTACCATAACAATTTTTTTCACACCTGCAACTTTTGCAGGAATAGCTGTCATTAAAACTGTTGATGGATATGCAAATTCTCCGCCCGGGATATAAATACCCACTTTTTCTATAGGTCTAAAAATATGTTTTAAAACAATTCCCTTTTTTCTGATGATAGTTGATTTTGGATATATCTTTTTTTGAAAAAACTCAATATTTTCCTTTGCTTGTTTTATTGTATTTAAAAAATCACTACTAACTTTTTTAATCGCTTTATACGTTTCTTTTTCAGAAACCTTAAAATTTCCGGGTTTAATACTTATTCCGTCATATTTTTTTGTATAAAATGCAACGGCGATATCACCTTCATTTTTAACTCTACTTATTATACTTCTAACAATAACCGCAACATCTGTATTTTTTACCATAAAATCATTATATTACTTTTTCTGTCAATTATCAATCTGGCTCCACATCAATTATGAGCCAGACTGACTCGCTTAATATTTGCTCCGAGTTTTTTCAACTTACCTACTATATCTTCATAGCCGCGGTCGAGATGTTCAAGTCCTGTAATTTCAGTCCTTCCCTCCGCTGAAAGCCCTGCGAGTATAAGAGCAGCTGCAGACCTTAAATCGGACGCGACA from the Elusimicrobiota bacterium genome contains:
- the hisI gene encoding phosphoribosyl-AMP cyclohydrolase, with product MLKFKFDDNGLIPVVIQDEKTKNVLMVAYMNKVSLEKTIKTKRTWFYSRSRKKLWMKGEQSGNVQIVKKIFIDCDNDTILLLVKPKGPACHNGYNSCFYRTGEGKIISKKMFDPEKVYKK
- the hisF gene encoding imidazole glycerol phosphate synthase subunit HisF yields the protein MLTKRIIPCLDVNGGRVVKGTKFLNLRDAGDPVDVAKRYDKEGADEIVFLDITASHEKRKTIIEVVKKTAENVFIPLTVGGGIRNLEDIRNLLKAGADKISINTSAVENPDFVKQASAKYGSQCIVVAIDAKLVRSPKSEVRSWEVYTYGGRKPTGIDVVKWAQQVERLGAGEILLTSMDKDGTKDGYDIELNRAVSKAVNIPIIASGGAGNMEHFCDVFINGGADAALAASLFHYKILSIQKLKKYLSRKGVQIRC
- the hisA gene encoding 1-(5-phosphoribosyl)-5-[(5-phosphoribosylamino)methylideneamino]imidazole-4-carboxamide isomerase, whose translation is MLIIPAIDIRDGNCVRLSQGKLEAECIYSKDPTFIAKMFQSKGAKRIHIVDLDGAFKGAPQNLVELEKIRQAVSIEIEFGGGIRKIETLEKIANMGIDKIILGTVAVFNPELMKEAVKKFKDRIILAIDVFDGKIAIGGWKEVTQHEALEFAKSAKEIGIKEIIVTDIKKDGMMEGPNIEGIRKICKSDLAVIASGGVSTIDDVKKISALEKYGVSGMIIGKAIYTDSIKLEDAITLTNKHE
- the hisH gene encoding imidazole glycerol phosphate synthase subunit HisH; this encodes MIAIVDYGMGNLRSVQKAFEFINRKAVITADKNKILKSSLVVLPGVGSFSAAITNLKKLKLIETIYKVINNNKPFLGLCLGLQILFERSEEGNCKGLGIFKGEVKKFSFKSGLKIPHMGWNNIKHKKQEAGSKIFKGIEDNSYFYFVHSYYVKPKEEKIVATTTNYGVNFASSIFYKNIFATQFHPEKSQKKGLLLLKNYVNYTGN
- the hisB gene encoding imidazoleglycerol-phosphate dehydratase HisB, which encodes MRKTKIKRKTSETNIELSLNLDGSGKYKINTTIPFIDHMLALFSKHSAIDLNIKAKGDIEVDYHHLVEDLGIVLGEAIKKALGKKIGIARYGNFLLPMDEALSYVAIDLSGRPYFSFNVKFSVKQSYASGGKKVISFDYCLIEEFFRALSNSCGMNLHIKNHTGKNNHHISESIFKGFAKALQQAVKIDKKTRGVPSTKKLL
- the hisD gene encoding histidinol dehydrogenase gives rise to the protein MVKNTDVAVIVRSIISRVKNEGDIAVAFYTKKYDGISIKPGNFKVSEKETYKAIKKVSSDFLNTIKQAKENIEFFQKKIYPKSTIIRKKGIVLKHIFRPIEKVGIYIPGGEFAYPSTVLMTAIPAKVAGVKKIVMVSPSNNLTREVLATAKICGVDEIYRIGGAQAIAALAYGSKTIPKVDKIVGPGNVFVTEAKKQVFGEVGIDMLAGPSEVLVIADMTALPEFVIADLLAQCEHDKNAGAVLISLSGKLADTIMKSLRALAKQTHSDLLGQVKIIKVANIEQAIRIANETAAEHVEIMVKNPEKVAERIKNAGAIFMGNYSPVAIGDYFAGPSHVLPTGRTAKFSSSLSVYDFIKSSSVIHYQKSSLNKFANEVMKLARTEGLIKHADSIKVRFWRKSEKNKN